The nucleotide sequence GGTGAGGTGTCCGCCTTTGACCCATTGTGGAATCaggttattttcttatttattgagtgctaagAGCTCTTGGTATATTTTGGATAAGTGTTTTATCAGATGTATTTTGCTAATgttttcccagtctgtggcttgtcttttgttttcttaacagtgtctttgcagagcagaaatttttaattttaatgaagtccaggttACATCACACAAGGCAGAACTGCAAATCCAACACAGGTCCCAGCCAATGCTGACGCTCcccagctgtgtggcctgggcCCGTGCCTGCCTCTCTGAATTTCACATTTCCCCATCAATTCCTTCACTCAGCAAAACTATGGATGACAAGTGCATGGCACAACCAATATTAGGGTCTACAGTTATTGTTTACAGGTTGGTCTAAAAGGAACACTTCAACTTTCTTTTCAGGCAGAGAAACATTCACTTAAAAGTCCTAGTTAGGGGCtgagcacggtgactcatgcctgtaatcccagcactttgggaggctgaggcgggcagatcacctgaggtcaggagttcaagaccagcctggccaaaatggtgaaaccccgtctctactaaaagtccaaaaaaattagccgagcgtagtggtgcatgcctgtagtcccagctacttaggaatctgaggcaggagaatcgcttgaccccaggaggcagaggttgcagtgagctaagatcaggccactggaccccagcctgggtgataagaatgaaactctgtctcaaaaaaaaaaaaagtcataggtcagtttcttcatctgcatattaaaaaaaccccaaagttcTAACTAACTGTGTATCGGTAGATGGCCTAACCACAGTGTTACTCAAAGGACCTGGAGGCACAATTGTTTATTCTGTGGGAGAATTTAAGGAGAATGAGCAAATCGATCTTAAATGATCCTTAGTAGtcttaatattttatcatatattactttatataatttataatttatttaaattcatgCACTTTAAATATAACTTATATGATTTACTGCAATATCTTATATTTCAAAACTAGCATATGTATGTTATAGGGAAAAGAACATAAACGATGCTGGTGCTGTCAGGAACCCAGACTTTCAGCATaggtagaaaaagaaacagtTGTAAAATCAGAGAAGTAAAACCTGACAATCTTACAACTGGGAAATGCCTGCATGAATtcatacttttattattattattattattattatttgagatcgtgtcttgccctgtcacccaggctggagtgcagtggtgcgatctcggctcacggcaacctccgcctcccgagctcaagcgattcttctccctcagctgggacctcaggtgtgcgccaccacacctggctaattttttgtatttttagtagagatggagtttcaccatgttggccaggctagtttcgaactcctgacctcaagtgatcctcctgcctcggcctcccaaagtgctaggaatacaggcatgagccactgtgcccggcctcatactttattttttttttattggttaaaaaatatacttatttcctGGCTCTGTCTCTTCCAAAGCCCTAGCGGTAAAGAAATCCCAGGAGCAAGCACCACCCCTGGTGACCAGATTGGGGTCTCTAAACAGCATGTTCACACTGACGAAGGAGTGCGCCCTGGGGAAATGGTTGGCCCGGGTCCATGGCAGAAAATGCCAGGGAGGGGCTGGAGTCTGCAGCATCATGGTGGCTGTAAGTAAAGAAGGTGCCCAAGAACCAAGGGTTGTGTCAAAGGACTACAGAGACCAACCTGAGGCCACCTCTGGCCAAAGACAGACGAGCTGGGCATGAAAAAGCAAGCCTGCAATTGACAGGCAGATCCCGCAGCTTAGCCTTGGGAGCAAAGAAAGACTCCAGACAGGGAAATGAGGTTTTATTCAGGAAGAGCTAAAGACAGGAGGGGAGCCCCTGGGGTCCCACCCTTGCGGCCTCTTAAGACTAAGGCTCATGGGATGCTAGAAACTAATGACTACAGGCATCTGAGCCCCCTTGGAGTCCTCTGTAGGGGGCACAGGGGCGGCCTCGGAGTCACCCGAGGGGTGTACAGGGGTGGCCTCAGAGTCCCCCGTGGGGGGCACGGGGGTGGCCTCAGAGTCACCCGTTGGGGGCACGGGGGTGGCCTCGGAGTCACCTGTGGGGGGCACGGGGGTGGCCTCAGAGTCACCTGTGGGTGGCACAGGAGTGGCCTCGGAGTCACCTGTAGGGGGCACGGGGGTGGCCTCAGAGTCACCTGTGGGTGGCACAGGAGTGGCCTCGGAGTCACCTGTAGGGGGCACGGGGGTGGCCTCGGAGTCACCTGTGGGTGGCACAGGGGTGGCCTCGGAGTCACCTGTAGGGGGCACGGGGGTGGCCTCGGAGTCACCTGTAGGGGGCACGGGGGTGGCCTCGGAGTCACCTGTGGGCGGCACGGGAGTGGCCTTGGAGTCACCTGTGGGCGGCACAGGGGTGGCCTCGGAGTCACCTGTGGGGGGCACGGGGGTGGCCTCCTGGTCGGTCACTGTGGGCAGCGCCACATAGGTGAGGGTCCAGTAGCGCAGGAAGTTGGTTCTCAGGCCCCGCTTCAGGGAGCTGCCATCCATCTTCTTGGTGATCTCCAGGTAGCTGCCGTTTTCCGAGGTGTAGGGTTCCCACTGTGTGGGCACAGCCGAGTGGCCCATGTTGGGGTCCCTGCAGAGTGAGAAGAGGCTGTCCAGGGGCTGGGGACTCCCAGGGGGCTGAAGGCCTGCTCTGCACCCGCACGCCTGAGCCATCCCCGTCCTCTGAGCTGTCCCTGGGCACCGTGGCCCCTCACCGCATACAGGACACAGGCTGTGCACGTGCGCGGGCTTGGGGCTCTGCCAGTAGCTCTTATCCTCATAAACACACATGGATTCCGATGCAGGGGAGgataagtgacttgcccaaagtccctCCGCTGGCAAGTGAGGGAACAGGGCCTCGTGCTGCGGCCCTCCGCCCTGCTCTCAACCCAAGCCTTACCCTGTTTTGGCAAAGTTGGTCCAGTAGGCGATCATGGCCTTGGAGACTGTCCTGTCTTGGGGCCGGTAGCCGCTGGGGGTGGCGAAGGGCTTCCCGAAAACGTACTGGATGTCATCTGCATGGTCTGCCCCCATCCATTTGGGGTAGACGGGCATCCGAGAGGGATGGGAAAACAGGTAGCTGTAGGTCTTGGCACTCCTGGAGGGGAGAGACCACCCAAGTAGGCAGGGTGCTCACCGGGGACCGCCCAGCCCACAGACTGGCCCTGGAGGGAGGTCCCGGGCAGCGGGCAGGGAAGGGTCTGAGGGATTCACATGAAGAGATGGAGCTTCTCAGACCCAGGAGAGGGAAAGCTGAGAACCAAATTCATGGATTCATGGGTTCTGCCATTTCTGTTGAATTTATACTTCACCTCCACAAAACACTGTGAGGCAGCTTCCTTCTAGAATTCAGTATCAAGAAATATTTTGCTCTCCAAGTGCATGTGCATTCTTCAATTAGATTGGACAAGGTATAGGCCCTCAACTGTTTCCCTTTTTGCCTTCAGTGAAAAGAGGCTCACAGCTAAATGTATTGCTTAGTTGCTGCAAAGCTTTCATCCTAGACTTCTCGGTATCCTTTTATCTTCCTATCTTTTTCGTATTCctaactgattttttatttttattatttatctactCATTTATTGGAGACACAGTCCCACCCTGTTgcccctgctggagtgcagtggcgtaatctcggctcactgcaacctccacctccctgggtcaatcaattctcctgcctcagcctcctgagtagctgggattataggtgcgcaccaccacgcctggctgatttttgtatttttagtagagatggggttttgccatgttggccaggccggtctccaactcctgacctcaagtgatcctcccaccttgacctcccaaagtgctgggattacaggcgtgagctactgtgtctGGCCTTATTTTGTATTATAATTGGCTATTATTACATGAAGATTTTTAATCTGGCTGTGGGCTGAAACTgttttgtaattggcaaagttgAGGCCCATAAGAGTCAGTGGATAGAAACCATTGTCCAGTGTCGTCTCAATGCACAGTGTGGGGGATGGAAGGTAGCTCAAGAACTCTCCAGTGGGAAGGACCATGGGGTGCAGGGCTGAGCAGGGCAGAGGATCGTGGGGTTCGTAAACCCCTATAGGCTGGGAGGGAAAAACAGGCCCTCAAGTCTTGCCAGGCCTCAGCAAAGTGGATGAGGCAGGCACAGGTGGGGACTCAAGCACCACTTTCCCAGTCAACCCAGACACCTGAGAGCCACTCACAGCGAGGCCTCGGCTGGCAGGTGCAGCAGCCCAGGAAGGCCCCCAGGAGCCACCCCCTGCCCAGATCCTCACTTGGCGTTGGCTCTGTGCTGGGCCAGGGCAATCTCGGTGGGCACCAGGAAGAGGATATCGGTCTCAAAGTCCACCACAGTCTTCTTCTTGTTCTCCTGGGATGGGTCCTGGGCCCAGGACTCAGTGTAGACATCAAAGGTAGTCTTGGCACCTCTGAGCCCCTTGGTCATTGTGAGCCCACTGACCAGCTTGTAGAAGTCCTCCCTGCGGGGACCAAGTAGGCACTGACACTCCCCCTGTGCATACCCACCCTGACCGGTGCTAACTTCCTCACTCCCAGTCCTCCACTCAGTGTCTTCCTTCTCCAGGCTGGCCCCCTCACCAGTGCCTTCCCGGCCGCCCTCCAGCACGGGTCGCCCCTGGGTCCTGTGTCCCCTGCTTACTCCGTGACTTCCTTGTTGTTCTTGTTGATGGCAGGCATGTCGATGCTGGCGAACAAGTGGCCGTCCATGTTGTTGATGCCTGCTATATAGTCGATGTCGGCGGCATTGGCGTACAGGTTGATGGGGTCATCGGGGATGAAGTCTCCATCAATGACAGGGATGAAGCCCAGATAGTACAGCATGGGGTCTGGGTGGGAGAGCCAGGAGGTTCTTGTACCTTCCAGTGTCCCCTGAGCCACCCCTTGCCTCTCAGGGCTGGAGTTGGCTATTTCCTCCCTTCTCTGATCTAAGGACACTTGGGGCCGGGTTGATTCTGCACCATCGGGGCATCCTGTGCCCTGTAGAATGTTTACAGCATCCCCGGCCTCAACCCACAAGGTGCCAGGAGCACCCCCTCCCCAGCCGTGACAATCACAAATGTCTCCAGGCCCTGCCACACATCCCCAGGCTGACAGCCCCTGTCTAGGGCCAGATCTGTCCTCTTCAGCGGcagcccctccctctcctctctctctttgctggGCCTGAATCAGGAAGGAGGAAACTTAGAAGCTGCTGAGGGAACTGATGGAGAAGGAGCTCCCTCTCTCAGGGCTGGGTTCCACTCCAATAGCCAAAAATGGTGTGAGGTCTGCATTGCCCTCCAGACCCCCGGACAGGCCCCTAGAGGACCCTGCGactgctgaggcaggcagggcccgGCTGTCactgggcccagcacagtgggCTTTGCCTCCAGCAGGCCCGCGTGGCTTGCTTTGTTTGGGCGTGTCCAGCCTGTGCAGTTGAGCTCATGTCAGGTAAACATGCAGATGACTTGGCTTCATGGCACGTTGCCATAGAAGAATGTGCAAGGGAGAGCGTTAGCCTAGCAAGCTGGTGTGGCGGCCATGCACAGCTGTTTGTGGAAGGGGTCCCCAGGCCTTCGCGGGGTACAGAATAGTGGAGCTGGAAGCCCCAGTGCTGCAGTTCactaaatgtttgctgaatgaatgaatgaatgaacgaactgTCATCTAGCACAAAGGCTCTTGGTCTGGGGTCTATGGATCTCCCTAAAATTGTATGCAAATGACTGTATGCGAATGCATGAGGTGGGGGAGGGgccccaaatgttcatcagcttCTCAAAGGGGGAGTCTGTAACTCATGGGAGATAAGAAGAAAGAaggggccgagcacggtggctcacacctgtaatctcagcactttgggaggccaaggcgggtggatcacgaggtcaggagatcgagaccatcctggctaacatggtgaaaccctgtctctgctaaaaatacaaaaattgttcggcatggtggctcacacctgtaatcccagcactttgggaggccaaggcgggcagatcacgaggtcccaagagcgagaccatcctagctaacacggtgaaactccatccctactaaacatacaacaaaaagagctgggcatggtggcatgtgcctgtagtcccagctacacgggacgctgagtcaggagaatcacttgaacccaggaggcagaggttgcagtgagctgagatcctgacactgcacttcagtctgggcaacagtgagactccatctcaaaaaaaaaaaaaaaaaaaaaaaaaaaaaaaaacaatggctCCCCTTCTCCCTTACAGCTGGGGCCTTTGAGGGGAGTCACCAGTTTGATGGCAACAGGACCAGACCACAGCTCCGGCACCTTCTTCTCTTCCCCAGAGTACTTCCTGGCAGTACCCCCACAACCCCCACCTCGAGACCCCATGCGCCAACCCGAGCAGCTACTCACACTCCATGCCTGCCAGCGGCATCTTATAGGCCAGCGTCAGGGCTCGGGGGTCAGTAACCTTCAGACACTTGGCCATCCTGGCGGTATCGTCCACAGGGCAACCCACCTTCTCAgccacctgagggcaggagcaAGGCCGGCAGGTAGGTGAGGCCAGTGCTCAGGGCTCCGAACCATTGGAAGGCAAGGACAGGGTCCAAGACAAAGAATGGAAATGAGGACAGCCCCCACCTGGGTATCAATTCCACCCCCACGCTGCCCAGCCCTCCTCCGTTTACCTTTTTGGCCCAGAAGAGTGGGTTTTTCTGGATGACCCAGGGGCTCAGGGCCACGCCGCTCTGGCTGATGGCTCGCCGGATGAGGCCCTTGTTGTAGGGGGAGAGGGTCTACGACAGCCAGAGATCCTGTCACCAAGGCCGCTCCCCACTTCACCCACCCCAGGCTGGGCCGAGGACACCCCAGCACCACAGCCCCAGCTCCAtgctcctcctcccacctccccttcccGTTTGAGCTTCCTCCCAATCTGTGGGGCAGGCCCTCCCCACGGGGATCCCCAGACCTGCAGAGAGACACTGGCACCTCCAGCAGACTCCCCAAAGAGTGTGATGTTGTTGGGGTCCCCCCCGAAGGCCGCGATATTCCTCTTCACCCAAGCAAT is from Macaca mulatta isolate MMU2019108-1 chromosome 15, T2T-MMU8v2.0, whole genome shotgun sequence and encodes:
- the CEL gene encoding bile salt-activated lipase isoform X4, translated to MGRLQLVVLGLACCWAVASAAKLGPVYTEGGFVEGVNKKLGLLGDSVDIFKGIPFAAPTKALENPQPHPGWQGTLKAKSFKKRCLQATITQDSTYGDEDCLYLNIWVPQDRKQVSRDLPVMIWIYGGAFLMGSGHGANFLSNYLYDGEEIATRGNVIVVTFNYRVGPLGFLSTGDANLPGNYGLRDQHMAIAWVKRNIAAFGGDPNNITLFGESAGGASVSLQTLSPYNKGLIRRAISQSGVALSPWVIQKNPLFWAKKVAEKVGCPVDDTARMAKCLKVTDPRALTLAYKMPLAGMEYPMLYYLGFIPVIDGDFIPDDPINLYANAADIDYIAGINNMDGHLFASIDMPAINKNNKEVTEEDFYKLVSGLTMTKGLRGAKTTFDVYTESWAQDPSQENKKKTVVDFETDILFLVPTEIALAQHRANAKSAKTYSYLFSHPSRMPVYPKWMGADHADDIQYVFGKPFATPSGYRPQDRTVSKAMIAYWTNFAKTGDPNMGHSAVPTQWEPYTSENGSYLEITKKMDGSSLKRGLRTNFLRYWTLTYVALPTVTDQEATPVPPTGDSEATPVPPTGDSEATPVPPTGDSEATPVPPTGDSEATPVPPTGDSEATPVPPTGDSEATPVPPTGDSEATPVPPTGDSEATPVHPSGDSEAAPVPPTEDSKGAQMPVVISF
- the CEL gene encoding bile salt-activated lipase isoform X1; amino-acid sequence: MGRLQLVVLGLACCWAVASAAKLGPVYTEGGFVEGVNKKLGLLGDSVDIFKGIPFAAPTKALENPQPHPGWQGTLKAKSFKKRCLQATITQDSTYGDEDCLYLNIWVPQDRKQVSRDLPVMIWIYGGAFLMGSGHGANFLSNYLYDGEEIATRGNVIVVTFNYRVGPLGFLSTGDANLPGNYGLRDQHMAIAWVKRNIAAFGGDPNNITLFGESAGGASVSLQTLSPYNKGLIRRAISQSGVALSPWVIQKNPLFWAKKVAEKVGCPVDDTARMAKCLKVTDPRALTLAYKMPLAGMEYPMLYYLGFIPVIDGDFIPDDPINLYANAADIDYIAGINNMDGHLFASIDMPAINKNNKEVTEEDFYKLVSGLTMTKGLRGAKTTFDVYTESWAQDPSQENKKKTVVDFETDILFLVPTEIALAQHRANAKSAKTYSYLFSHPSRMPVYPKWMGADHADDIQYVFGKPFATPSGYRPQDRTVSKAMIAYWTNFAKTGDPNMGHSAVPTQWEPYTSENGSYLEITKKMDGSSLKRGLRTNFLRYWTLTYVALPTVTDQEATPVPPTGDSEATPVPPTGDSKATPVPPTGDSEATPVPPTGDSEATPVPPTGDSEATPVPPTGDSEATPVPPTGDSEATPVPPTGDSEATPVPPTGDSEATPVPPTGDSEATPVPPTGDSEATPVPPTGDSEATPVPPTGDSEATPVHPSGDSEAAPVPPTEDSKGAQMPVVISF
- the CEL gene encoding bile salt-activated lipase isoform X2 codes for the protein MGRLQLVVLGLACCWAVASAAKLGPVYTEGGFVEGVNKKLGLLGDSVDIFKGIPFAAPTKALENPQPHPGWQGTLKAKSFKKRCLQATITQDSTYGDEDCLYLNIWVPQDRKQVSRDLPVMIWIYGGAFLMGSGHGANFLSNYLYDGEEIATRGNVIVVTFNYRVGPLGFLSTGDANLPGNYGLRDQHMAIAWVKRNIAAFGGDPNNITLFGESAGGASVSLQTLSPYNKGLIRRAISQSGVALSPWVIQKNPLFWAKKVAEKVGCPVDDTARMAKCLKVTDPRALTLAYKMPLAGMEYPMLYYLGFIPVIDGDFIPDDPINLYANAADIDYIAGINNMDGHLFASIDMPAINKNNKEVTEEDFYKLVSGLTMTKGLRGAKTTFDVYTESWAQDPSQENKKKTVVDFETDILFLVPTEIALAQHRANAKSAKTYSYLFSHPSRMPVYPKWMGADHADDIQYVFGKPFATPSGYRPQDRTVSKAMIAYWTNFAKTGDPNMGHSAVPTQWEPYTSENGSYLEITKKMDGSSLKRGLRTNFLRYWTLTYVALPTVTDQEATPVPPTGDSEATPVPPTGDSEATPVPPTGDSEATPVPPTGDSEATPVPPTGDSEATPVPPTGDSEATPVPPTGDSEATPVPPTGDSEATPVPPTGDSEATPVPPTGDSEATPVPPTGDSEATPVPPTGDSEATPVHPSGDSEAAPVPPTEDSKGAQMPVVISF
- the CEL gene encoding bile salt-activated lipase isoform X3, with product MGRLQLVVLGLACCWAVASAAKLGPVYTEGGFVEGVNKKLGLLGDSVDIFKGIPFAAPTKALENPQPHPGWQGTLKAKSFKKRCLQATITQDSTYGDEDCLYLNIWVPQDRKQVSRDLPVMIWIYGGAFLMGSGHGANFLSNYLYDGEEIATRGNVIVVTFNYRVGPLGFLSTGDANLPGNYGLRDQHMAIAWVKRNIAAFGGDPNNITLFGESAGGASVSLQTLSPYNKGLIRRAISQSGVALSPWVIQKNPLFWAKKVAEKVGCPVDDTARMAKCLKVTDPRALTLAYKMPLAGMEYPMLYYLGFIPVIDGDFIPDDPINLYANAADIDYIAGINNMDGHLFASIDMPAINKNNKEVTEEDFYKLVSGLTMTKGLRGAKTTFDVYTESWAQDPSQENKKKTVVDFETDILFLVPTEIALAQHRANAKSAKTYSYLFSHPSRMPVYPKWMGADHADDIQYVFGKPFATPSGYRPQDRTVSKAMIAYWTNFAKTGDPNMGHSAVPTQWEPYTSENGSYLEITKKMDGSSLKRGLRTNFLRYWTLTYVALPTVTDQEATPVPPTGDSEATPVPPTGDSEATPVPPTGDSEATPVPPTGDSEATPVPPTGDSEATPVPPTGDSEATPVPPTGDSEATPVPPTGDSEATPVPPTGDSEATPVPPTGDSEATPVPPTGDSEATPVHPSGDSEAAPVPPTEDSKGAQMPVVISF